From the Lathyrus oleraceus cultivar Zhongwan6 chromosome 4, CAAS_Psat_ZW6_1.0, whole genome shotgun sequence genome, one window contains:
- the LOC127076037 gene encoding tyrosine decarboxylase 1: protein MNPLDLEEFKRQGYMMIDFLTDYYKNIEKYPVLSKVEPNYLAKKLPSSPPFQPESIESILEDVQQHIIPGITHWMSPNYYAYFPSSGSTAGFVGEMLSNGFNVVGFNWLSSPAATELETIVMNWLGKMLNLPKCFIFSSNFECGGGGVLLGTTCEAILCTLVAARDEKLSQIGKENIGKLVVYCSDQTHSALQKATQIVGIHAQNFRVIKTKGSNFFALSHESFLSTILLDVENGLVPCYLCATVGTTATNAIDPIKLLCNVAKDYDIWVHVDAAYAGSACICPEFRHYIDGIEDVNSFSFNAHKWFLTNLACCCLWVKDHSVLRKSLSTYPEFLQNINSDLKEVIDYKDWQIPLSRKFNSLKLWIVIRSYGVENLKKFLRNHVEMAKTFEGLVRKDERFEIVVPTRFALVCFRISPSAINIDNGSEGCYYIGKNMNDGYLVNEVNRKLLDSVNGCGKAYMTHCEVDGAFVIRCAIGSTLTEEHHVNMTWKLVQEHASFLLGTIPLNLC from the coding sequence ATGAATCCTCTAGACCTTGAAGAATTCAAAAGACAAGGCTACATGATGATTGATTTTCTCACAGATTACTACAAAAACATTGAAAAATATCCTGTTTTAAGCAAAGTAGAACCTAATTACCTTGCAAAAAAACTGCCATCGTCGCCTCCATTTCAACCAGAATCCATTGAATCGATACTTGAAGATGTTCAACAACATATAATCCCTGGAATCACACATTGGATGAGTCCAAACTATTATGCTTATTTCCCTAGTAGTGGTAGCACAGCAGGGTTTGTAGGTGAAATGTTAAGCAATGGATTCAATGTTGTTGGATTCAATTGGTTATCATCACCAGCTGCAACTGAGCTTGAAACTATTGTTATGAATTGGCTTGGAAAAATGCTAAACTTACCAAAATGTTTCATTTTTTCATCAAATTTTGAATGTGGTGGTGGTGGTGTTTTGTTAGGTACAACATGTGAGGCTATTTTGTGTACACTAGTTGCTGCAAGAGATGAAAAGCTTTCTCAAATTGGAAAAGAAAATATTGGAAAACTTGTTGTGTACTGTTCTGATCAAACACATAGTGCACTTCAAAAAGCAACTCAAATTGTTGGAATTCATGCACAAAATTTTAGAGTCATAAAAACTAAAGGGTCCAATTTTTTTGCTTTGTCTCATGAGTCTTTTCTTTCTACCATTCTTTTAGATGTTGAAAATGGTTTGGTTCCTTGTTACTTATGTGCAACGGTTGGCACAACCGCAACAAATGCTATTGATCCTATAAAGTTATTGTGTAATGTGGCAAAAGACTATGATATTTGGGTTCATGTGGATGCTGCTTATGCAGGTTCAGCTTGTATTTGTCCTGAATTCAGACATTACATTGATGGAATTGAAGATGTAAATTCTTTTAGTTTTAATGCTCATAAATGGTTTTTGACTAACTTAGCATGTTGTTGTCTTTGGGTGAAAGATCACAGTGTTTTGAGAAAATCACTATCAACATATCCTGAATTCTTGCAGAACATTAATTCTGATTTAAAGGAAGTGATTGATTACAAAGATTGGCAAATACCCTTGAGTAGGAAATTCAATTCACTCAAACTATGGATTGTTATTCGAAGTTACGGCGTCGAGAATCTCAAGAAGTTTCTGAGAAATCATGTGGAAATGGCTAAAACATTTGAAGGACTTGTGAGAAAAGATGAGAGGTTTGAAATTGTTGTGCCGACGAGATTCGCTTTGGTTTGCTTTAGGATTTCTCCATCAGCAATTAACATTGATAATGGTAGTGAAGGTTGTTATTACATTGGAAAAAATATGAATGATGGATATTTGGTGAATGAAGTGAATCGTAAATTGCTAGATTCAGTTAATGGTTGTGGTAAGGCTTACATGACTCATTGTGAGGTTGATGGAGCTTTTGTTATCAGATGTGCTATTGGTTCAACTTTAACAGAGGAGCATCATGTGAATATGACTTGGAAATTGGTGCAAGAACATGCAAGTTTTCTATTAGGCACTATTCCTCTCAACTTATGTTAA